The following proteins are encoded in a genomic region of Desulfuromonadales bacterium:
- a CDS encoding MBL fold metallo-hydrolase — MNLDNLVCIDLDQPALEGFRTFISAWLCRGDGFTLLVDPGPLSTIPYLLRELRRLGVERIDYVLLTHIHIDHAGGTGALLREFPETRVICHPEGIRHLIAPEKLWQGSRKVLGGLAEAYGEIMPVPQEKIGFAEKIGETGGRAFLTPGHAQHHCCYLLGDLLFAGEVAGVRSEVPKGIYMRPATPPRFLLEVALDSIDRMIALAPRRMVFAHYGQVDNALEHLQIGRRQLLLWVQGVAATAAMPESRREEVFFSWLLEQDEVYRNITQLPSDIFARERVFLGNTLRGMLEYVQGLSPAELQQLPQP; from the coding sequence ATGAACCTCGACAACCTGGTCTGCATCGACCTCGACCAGCCGGCCCTTGAAGGCTTTCGCACATTCATCAGCGCCTGGCTCTGCCGGGGAGACGGCTTCACTCTCCTCGTCGACCCGGGGCCGCTATCGACCATCCCTTATCTGCTTCGCGAACTGCGCCGGCTGGGCGTCGAACGCATCGACTACGTGCTGCTGACCCACATCCACATCGACCATGCCGGCGGCACGGGTGCCCTGCTGCGCGAATTCCCCGAAACGCGGGTGATCTGTCATCCCGAGGGGATCCGGCACCTGATCGCGCCGGAGAAGCTCTGGCAGGGGTCGCGCAAGGTGCTGGGGGGACTGGCCGAAGCGTACGGGGAGATTATGCCGGTTCCGCAGGAAAAGATCGGCTTTGCAGAGAAAATCGGCGAGACCGGCGGGCGCGCCTTTCTCACGCCGGGACATGCCCAGCACCACTGCTGCTACCTGCTGGGCGATCTGCTCTTCGCCGGCGAGGTGGCCGGGGTGCGCAGCGAGGTTCCCAAGGGGATTTACATGCGCCCCGCCACCCCGCCGCGTTTCCTCCTGGAGGTCGCCCTCGATTCCATCGACCGGATGATCGCCCTGGCGCCCCGCCGCATGGTCTTCGCCCATTACGGCCAGGTCGACAATGCGCTGGAGCATTTGCAGATCGGCCGCCGCCAGCTCCTTCTGTGGGTCCAGGGGGTGGCTGCAACTGCGGCGATGCCGGAGTCCCGGCGCGAAGAGGTGTTCTTCAGCTGGCTGCTGGAGCAGGACGAGGTTTACCGAAACATCACGCAATTGCCGTCCGACATCTTCGCCCGCGAACGCGTTTTCCTCGGCAACACCCTGCGGGGAATGCTGGAGTATGTGCAGGGCCTGTCGCCGGCAGAGCTGCAGCAGCTACCGCAGCCTTAG
- a CDS encoding MoaD/ThiS family protein: MSKESTVTVRMFGVLHTLRKGSGLASIAEVLVPAEGRRARDIARELDLPLDKIEGVFVNAIVYDIDHLILPGDRVAFVPTGVPGPHRFMLGVHRAGQARGNED; encoded by the coding sequence TTGTCCAAGGAATCGACCGTCACCGTACGGATGTTCGGCGTCCTGCACACGCTCCGCAAGGGGAGCGGCCTGGCCTCTATCGCCGAGGTCCTTGTCCCCGCCGAGGGACGCCGGGCCCGGGACATCGCCCGCGAGCTCGACCTGCCTCTCGACAAAATCGAGGGGGTATTCGTCAACGCCATTGTCTACGACATCGACCACCTCATTCTTCCCGGCGACCGGGTCGCTTTTGTCCCGACGGGGGTTCCCGGTCCGCATCGCTTCATGCTGGGCGTCCACCGGGCCGGACAGGCCAGGGGGAACGAAGACTGA
- a CDS encoding superoxide dismutase family protein encodes MSQVSCRWIFPFVLFLLLSLAACVRGKGQTPAAPAESAKTEKAPPARAAAALKPTEGNKATGKVSFISQNGGLRVVADIEGLTPGKHGFHIHQTGDCSAPDASSAGGHFNPGNTPHGAPESPPAKRHAGDLGNLEANAEGKAHYEMVDPVLSLGGPNSIVGKSVIVHAQPDDLSTQPTGNAGPRQACGVIRSGE; translated from the coding sequence ATGAGTCAGGTGTCTTGCAGGTGGATTTTTCCATTCGTGCTCTTCCTGCTGCTGTCCCTCGCGGCCTGTGTCAGGGGCAAGGGCCAGACTCCTGCCGCTCCGGCAGAATCAGCGAAAACCGAAAAAGCGCCTCCCGCCCGGGCGGCGGCTGCCTTGAAGCCGACCGAGGGCAACAAGGCAACCGGCAAAGTCTCCTTCATTTCCCAAAATGGGGGGCTACGGGTCGTCGCGGATATCGAGGGTCTGACGCCGGGCAAGCATGGCTTCCATATCCACCAAACCGGCGACTGCAGTGCTCCGGACGCCTCTTCGGCGGGCGGGCATTTCAATCCGGGCAACACCCCGCACGGCGCTCCGGAAAGCCCTCCTGCGAAGCGCCACGCGGGCGACCTGGGGAATCTGGAGGCCAATGCGGAAGGCAAGGCGCATTACGAGATGGTGGATCCGGTCCTCTCTCTGGGCGGCCCGAACTCTATCGTGGGCAAATCCGTCATCGTGCATGCCCAACCCGATGACCTGAGCACGCAGCCGACCGGAAACGCGGGTCCGCGGCAGGCCTGCGGCGTCATTCGGAGCGGGGAATAG